In the genome of Deltaproteobacteria bacterium, one region contains:
- a CDS encoding DUF4340 domain-containing protein, protein MKNKYLILFAVVLAALVVLYAVQQRSTRITVVETGIVQVLPDLNTAAVSEIDAYVTGEESKLILKRDGDSWTIPSDFNERADKGKIETLLSDLKDLKGEVRASKEALYDMFEVQEGKALVLDLLDKEGRRITTLFVGKRGPSGSGGFLRIKGRPEVYLADKNVAGTFGLLGEAKKAPEPKTWVDLRLLQSSKNQWARVEFNHPEFTAVFVKEKLEPENSDNAAAAETKETEPASIPWVQKKPEKPAVGDAVLQRALDALGKVRANQVLDPAKPDVYGLEKPGYRIRIASDGGGEVQLLANRPKKDGPVYVKMDNSNQVFEISEPALSAVFDPIKQSLTQEKVRKSK, encoded by the coding sequence ATGAAGAACAAATATTTGATCCTGTTTGCGGTTGTGTTAGCGGCTCTGGTGGTTTTGTATGCGGTCCAACAGCGGAGCACCCGGATCACGGTGGTCGAAACCGGTATCGTTCAGGTGCTTCCCGATCTGAACACCGCCGCCGTATCCGAAATCGACGCGTACGTGACAGGGGAGGAATCCAAGCTCATTCTGAAGAGAGACGGGGACAGCTGGACCATACCTTCCGATTTCAACGAACGGGCGGATAAGGGCAAAATCGAGACCCTGTTGAGTGACTTAAAGGACCTGAAGGGAGAAGTCAGAGCTTCAAAAGAAGCACTGTACGACATGTTCGAGGTGCAGGAAGGAAAAGCGCTGGTTTTGGATCTGTTGGACAAGGAGGGCCGGCGGATAACTACGCTTTTTGTTGGTAAACGCGGTCCATCGGGCAGCGGCGGTTTCTTGAGGATCAAAGGCAGACCGGAAGTGTATCTGGCGGACAAAAACGTCGCCGGAACGTTCGGACTGCTCGGAGAGGCAAAGAAGGCGCCCGAGCCTAAAACGTGGGTGGACCTGAGGCTTCTTCAGAGTTCCAAAAACCAGTGGGCGCGTGTGGAATTCAACCACCCGGAATTTACGGCCGTATTTGTGAAAGAGAAACTCGAGCCCGAGAATTCGGATAACGCTGCAGCCGCCGAAACAAAGGAAACAGAACCCGCCTCCATACCTTGGGTCCAGAAGAAGCCTGAAAAACCCGCGGTGGGAGACGCCGTGTTGCAGCGAGCCTTGGATGCGCTGGGCAAGGTTCGAGCCAATCAAGTGCTGGATCCGGCCAAACCGGATGTATACGGACTGGAAAAGCCGGGTTATCGCATACGGATCGCCTCTGACGGCGGGGGGGAAGTTCAGCTGTTGGCGAACCGTCCCAAGAAGGACGGGCCCGTCTATGTCAAGATGGACAACAGCAATCAGGTGTTCGAGATTTCCGAACCGGCTTTGAGCGCTGTGTTTGACCCCATTAAGCAAAGTCTCACGCAAGAAAAAGTCCGGAAGTCCAAATAA
- a CDS encoding CoA transferase subunit A codes for MNKVLSMKEAVARYVQDEMSVAMGCSLEGCIPFAAGHEILRQGRKNLTLIGPISDILFDQMIGGGSVSKVIAAWIGNVSTGLGYHFRRAVEQGIPQPLQVDNHSNLSVALALKAGATGVPFAVTRSLLGSDIARNSNWFHPISCPFTGETLLAVKALEPDLAIVHAQRADADGNTQFWGSSGVAGDAARAAKNTIVVVEELVDSNVIRSDPNRTFLPGFLVSAVVVEPWGAHPSPVQGYYGHHDSFYLEYGQVTRDPDQAKTWFDRYVFDVADRKSYIDLFSPQELASLKVSTSLPSGSVEFGF; via the coding sequence ATGAACAAAGTTCTCTCCATGAAAGAGGCTGTGGCTCGTTACGTTCAGGACGAAATGAGCGTGGCCATGGGATGTTCCCTCGAAGGATGCATCCCGTTTGCCGCCGGCCACGAAATACTGCGCCAGGGCCGCAAGAATCTGACGCTGATCGGTCCGATTTCGGACATCCTCTTCGACCAGATGATCGGAGGCGGTTCCGTGAGTAAAGTCATCGCCGCATGGATCGGCAACGTCAGCACGGGACTCGGATATCACTTTCGTCGAGCCGTAGAGCAGGGCATACCCCAGCCCCTCCAAGTGGACAACCATTCGAACCTCTCCGTCGCGCTTGCCTTGAAAGCCGGTGCGACAGGCGTACCGTTTGCCGTTACCCGCTCGCTGCTGGGCTCTGATATTGCACGGAATTCCAACTGGTTCCACCCGATCTCCTGCCCTTTCACCGGAGAAACGCTGCTGGCGGTCAAGGCGTTGGAACCGGATCTTGCGATTGTGCACGCCCAGCGGGCGGATGCTGACGGCAATACTCAGTTCTGGGGCTCTTCCGGCGTAGCGGGAGATGCCGCTCGGGCGGCCAAGAACACGATTGTTGTGGTCGAAGAGCTGGTAGACTCGAATGTAATCCGCAGCGATCCCAATCGTACGTTCTTGCCGGGATTTCTGGTATCGGCCGTTGTAGTGGAACCGTGGGGCGCCCATCCGTCGCCCGTTCAGGGCTATTACGGGCACCACGACTCGTTCTACCTGGAGTACGGTCAGGTGACACGCGATCCCGACCAGGCTAAGACATGGTTCGATCGGTACGTATTTGATGTTGCCGACCGGAAATCATACATCGATTTATTCTCACCCCAGGAGTTGGCCTCCTTGAAAGTCTCCACCAGCCTGCCCAGCGGGTCCGTCGAGTTCGGGTTTTAG
- the bioB gene encoding biotin synthase BioB: MEDDFEYIRRAMNTVLGGNAITASEAKTLLDMQDPPAIQYLMACANRIRETFLGKVIEFCAIVNAKSGKCSENCSFCAQSAHHRTGVNVYPMMSSDSMVEAARKARDQGATRFSIVTSGKGVLKDRDLDTILETVDEIVRGEGIDCCASLGLVDREDVRALKQAGLTRYHHNLETSRSHFPNICTTHGFEERVQVLRICREEGLEVCSGGIIGLGETREQRLELAYTLIDCGVHSVPINILNAIPGTPLEKEPPLSPLEVLKTISVYRFLMPGTEIRTCGGRENALRGLQPLMFMAGCTGTMIGNYLTTEGRLPADDVRDVLDLGLYLRKPERDGK, encoded by the coding sequence ATGGAAGATGATTTTGAATACATTCGACGCGCAATGAACACTGTTCTGGGCGGAAACGCGATTACCGCGTCCGAGGCGAAAACGCTGCTGGATATGCAAGACCCTCCGGCCATTCAGTACCTTATGGCGTGCGCCAATCGGATCCGGGAAACGTTTTTGGGAAAAGTGATCGAGTTCTGCGCCATTGTCAACGCCAAGTCCGGTAAGTGTTCGGAAAACTGTTCTTTTTGCGCCCAATCGGCGCATCATCGCACCGGCGTGAATGTCTATCCCATGATGTCCTCAGATTCGATGGTGGAGGCGGCTCGCAAAGCCCGAGACCAGGGCGCGACCCGATTCAGCATCGTAACCAGCGGAAAGGGCGTGCTCAAAGATCGGGATCTTGACACCATCCTCGAAACGGTTGACGAGATCGTGCGGGGGGAAGGCATCGATTGTTGCGCGTCTCTTGGTCTGGTGGATCGTGAGGATGTGAGGGCCCTCAAACAGGCCGGTCTGACACGGTACCATCACAATCTGGAAACTTCGAGAAGCCACTTCCCAAACATCTGCACGACCCACGGGTTCGAGGAACGTGTCCAAGTGCTTCGCATTTGCCGCGAGGAAGGGCTTGAAGTATGCAGCGGCGGTATCATCGGTCTGGGAGAGACTCGGGAGCAGCGACTCGAACTCGCATACACGCTGATAGACTGCGGGGTGCACTCGGTGCCCATCAATATTCTGAATGCGATCCCGGGAACGCCGCTTGAAAAGGAACCGCCTCTGTCGCCGTTGGAGGTGCTCAAGACGATTTCCGTGTATCGGTTCCTGATGCCCGGAACCGAAATCCGCACTTGCGGAGGCCGCGAGAATGCACTCAGGGGGTTACAGCCGCTCATGTTTATGGCGGGGTGCACGGGTACGATGATTGGTAACTACCTGACCACTGAAGGCCGATTGCCTGCGGATGACGTGCGGGATGTTCTCGATTTGGGGTTGTATCTCAGAAAACCGGAGCGAGACGGGAAGTGA
- a CDS encoding PKD domain-containing protein has protein sequence MKKLSRFQLIWMLAAVLSLLCVGIAHAQYQGIWKDEGLPSTYGFYIQHYSSGATVVIYTTDGTTFHAFLGDMSGATFEADSLDSETDPSRNIQIMFVSDNHGAAKITDNALPSQPVNLSIEKAFDAVRTMHSGIWKNTAGDFSMYVQDYESNSTIVIYTYDGVVFRAFQADISTFLFSATSMGAGDELMTLVFTGSGSGTVSVEPVVSGASPAVAGPFSYQIGRAFSPGALDVAFQATPTSGLVPLEVHFTDLSTIGMTSWHWEFGDNTTSDEQHPSHTYTTPGTYDVVVTMSNGTLTSSCIALDYIQVNLPAALIISGKVTVQGSGLPSVEVSASDGGGTDETDTAGNYSIAVPYNWSGAVTPSLTGYAFTPASGFFSNLTSDKILNFQAEEIKFAISGTVRLNGSGLSGVTVTASNGGGSAVSDDAGEYSVEVPYDWSGTISASLQGYNFTPATYSYSNQMDDQEGQDFEAAITISGRMTFGYLSDEGHPNTSLSVTGIGAISTDAEGYYTVQVPYDWSGTIQPSEEFALFGPSEIAYVNVTAPLFEQNFVTIVAEGQTNYHAISGDITFVGFSGSYSAVRIFFYNEEDSQYAYAKVDDTGTYYMMVPTNWSGTVTPTWMGMELVYFTPSSKSYSEVTDSSWNEGYQARLGMAGDSM, from the coding sequence ATGAAAAAGTTAAGCCGTTTTCAGCTGATCTGGATGTTGGCGGCGGTGCTTTCCCTTCTCTGTGTTGGGATTGCGCACGCCCAGTATCAGGGAATCTGGAAGGATGAAGGGCTGCCGTCCACGTACGGTTTTTATATTCAACACTATTCCAGCGGCGCTACCGTGGTGATCTACACCACCGATGGGACCACATTCCACGCCTTCCTCGGAGACATGTCGGGCGCCACCTTTGAAGCGGATTCCCTCGACTCTGAGACCGACCCATCCAGAAACATCCAAATCATGTTCGTGTCCGATAACCACGGCGCAGCCAAGATCACGGACAACGCCCTCCCTTCGCAGCCCGTCAATTTGAGTATCGAAAAAGCCTTCGACGCCGTTCGAACCATGCATTCGGGGATTTGGAAGAACACGGCGGGCGATTTCAGTATGTACGTTCAGGATTACGAATCGAATTCCACCATAGTGATATACACGTATGACGGAGTCGTATTTCGGGCCTTCCAGGCGGACATATCCACCTTCTTGTTCAGCGCAACCAGCATGGGAGCCGGAGACGAGCTGATGACTCTGGTGTTTACCGGCTCCGGCTCGGGTACGGTGAGTGTAGAGCCTGTGGTTTCAGGGGCCTCCCCTGCCGTGGCCGGCCCTTTTAGCTATCAGATCGGCAGAGCTTTCTCTCCGGGCGCCCTTGACGTGGCTTTTCAAGCCACGCCTACGTCCGGTCTGGTCCCTCTGGAGGTTCACTTCACGGATCTTTCCACCATCGGCATGACCAGCTGGCATTGGGAATTCGGAGACAACACCACGAGTGACGAACAGCACCCTTCGCACACGTATACTACTCCCGGAACCTATGACGTGGTTGTGACTATGAGCAACGGCACATTGACCAGCTCGTGCATTGCCCTTGACTACATCCAGGTGAACCTCCCCGCGGCTCTAATCATTTCCGGGAAGGTGACTGTTCAGGGCTCCGGGCTGCCCAGCGTCGAGGTATCGGCAAGTGACGGTGGAGGCACCGATGAAACGGACACCGCCGGCAACTACAGCATCGCGGTTCCCTACAATTGGAGCGGCGCCGTCACTCCTTCGCTGACCGGATACGCTTTTACACCTGCTTCCGGATTTTTCAGCAACCTGACCTCCGACAAAATACTGAATTTCCAGGCGGAAGAGATCAAATTCGCTATATCGGGGACCGTCCGCCTGAACGGATCGGGCCTGAGCGGCGTAACCGTGACCGCGAGTAACGGAGGCGGATCGGCCGTCTCGGATGACGCGGGCGAATACAGCGTCGAGGTTCCCTACGACTGGAGCGGAACCATCTCGGCATCGCTGCAGGGGTACAATTTTACTCCGGCTACTTATAGCTACAGTAACCAGATGGATGATCAGGAGGGCCAGGATTTTGAGGCCGCTATTACCATATCCGGGCGGATGACATTCGGCTATCTGTCTGACGAAGGACATCCGAACACGTCGCTGTCGGTCACCGGAATCGGCGCAATCAGCACGGACGCAGAGGGCTACTACACTGTGCAAGTCCCGTATGACTGGTCCGGGACCATTCAACCCTCGGAGGAATTCGCGCTGTTCGGTCCGAGCGAGATAGCCTACGTGAACGTCACTGCACCCCTATTCGAGCAGAATTTTGTGACCATCGTTGCAGAGGGACAGACGAATTATCATGCGATCTCGGGCGACATAACGTTTGTGGGTTTTTCAGGATCGTACAGTGCGGTGAGGATCTTTTTCTATAACGAGGAAGACTCCCAGTATGCTTACGCCAAAGTGGACGATACCGGCACGTATTATATGATGGTGCCGACAAACTGGAGCGGTACGGTCACTCCGACGTGGATGGGTATGGAACTCGTTTACTTCACACCAAGTTCGAAGTCCTATTCCGAAGTGACCGATTCATCATGGAATGAAGGCTACCAGGCACGTTTGGGTATGGCGGGTGATTCCATGTAG
- a CDS encoding flagellar biosynthesis protein FlgC, with product MISGISSALSALTAFTNQARVIANNVANVNTDGFKKSRAEFKSDPEGGVSVSVRKIDTPGALMAQQTENGLELKESSNVDLAEEFVQTIVNERAFEANVKTLQAEDEKMGHLLDVIG from the coding sequence GTGATCTCAGGCATCTCCAGCGCCTTGTCCGCCCTTACGGCGTTCACGAATCAGGCCCGGGTTATTGCCAACAACGTGGCGAACGTGAACACCGACGGGTTCAAGAAGTCACGGGCCGAGTTCAAATCCGATCCCGAGGGCGGAGTCTCCGTGTCGGTCAGAAAAATCGATACCCCTGGTGCGCTCATGGCTCAACAGACCGAAAACGGGTTGGAACTGAAAGAAAGTTCGAACGTAGATCTGGCTGAAGAATTCGTTCAGACGATCGTCAATGAACGGGCGTTTGAAGCCAACGTGAAGACGCTTCAAGCGGAAGACGAAAAGATGGGTCACCTGCTGGATGTGATTGGATAG
- a CDS encoding phosphoribosylformylglycinamidine cyclo-ligase has translation MKADRYKEAGVDIDTGNRFVEMIKPLVRQTYHSSVITDIGSFSGLYSLPIEGMARPVLVGSTDGVGTKLRIAQMLNRHKTIGIDLVAMCVNDIIVNGAKPLFFLDYLAMGKLDPDLALEIVEGIAEGCKQASCALIGGETAEMPGFYKEGEYELAGFVVGIVDNDRIIDGSEIGVGDKLIGIASSGLHSNGYSLVRKIVFEELAMQPDTYVEELQTTIGEELLKPTKIYWELIHNLIRDFKLLGISHITGGGIVDNLPRILPRPCQAVVHRGSWNPPPIFKFLQEKGNIPNDEMARTFNIGLGLIIVVQQEQAEEIAERAKAMGETAYLIGEIVERAEGDVPIRFANS, from the coding sequence ATGAAAGCGGATCGATACAAAGAGGCCGGGGTGGATATCGACACTGGAAACCGGTTTGTCGAAATGATCAAACCCTTGGTTCGTCAGACATACCACTCGAGCGTAATAACCGACATCGGAAGCTTCTCCGGCCTGTACTCCTTACCCATTGAGGGCATGGCCAGGCCTGTTCTGGTCGGGTCCACCGACGGGGTGGGGACAAAGCTCAGAATCGCCCAGATGCTGAACCGTCACAAGACGATTGGCATAGACCTTGTTGCGATGTGCGTGAACGACATCATCGTCAACGGCGCGAAGCCTCTGTTTTTTCTGGACTATCTGGCTATGGGCAAGTTGGATCCTGATCTTGCCCTGGAAATTGTGGAAGGCATTGCAGAAGGCTGCAAGCAGGCTTCATGTGCTCTTATTGGCGGCGAAACAGCTGAAATGCCGGGCTTTTACAAAGAGGGCGAATATGAACTCGCCGGTTTTGTTGTGGGAATCGTGGATAACGATCGGATCATCGACGGGTCGGAAATCGGCGTCGGAGATAAACTGATAGGCATCGCCAGCAGCGGGCTGCACAGCAACGGCTATTCGCTGGTTCGAAAAATCGTGTTTGAAGAACTCGCGATGCAGCCCGATACGTACGTTGAGGAACTACAGACGACGATCGGCGAAGAACTTCTGAAGCCCACGAAGATCTACTGGGAGCTGATCCACAACTTGATACGTGATTTCAAACTGCTGGGCATCAGTCATATCACTGGAGGCGGCATCGTCGACAACCTTCCGCGTATCCTTCCCCGACCGTGTCAGGCGGTGGTTCACAGAGGAAGCTGGAATCCGCCCCCGATTTTCAAGTTTCTGCAGGAGAAGGGGAACATCCCCAACGATGAGATGGCCAGAACGTTCAACATCGGTCTGGGTCTCATTATCGTCGTGCAGCAGGAACAGGCGGAAGAGATAGCCGAACGAGCCAAAGCCATGGGAGAAACAGCCTACCTGATCGGTGAGATCGTCGAGCGGGCTGAAGGTGACGTGCCTATCCGATTCGCAAACTCATGA
- a CDS encoding DUF523 domain-containing protein, which translates to MILVSACLLGVSCRYDGNSAASRRLVLSLADQSCLAVCPEVLGGLSIPRSPARIFGGDGMRVLDGAAFVRSDKDVDVTAQFVDGAKRTLDLALRFRVTACYLKSRSPSCGCKSYPERPVGVTAALLMHRGFPVMEM; encoded by the coding sequence ATGATTCTCGTCAGTGCGTGTCTGTTGGGAGTCTCTTGCCGATACGATGGGAATTCCGCCGCGAGCCGTCGGCTCGTTCTTAGTCTTGCGGATCAATCCTGTCTGGCCGTCTGCCCCGAAGTGCTGGGGGGACTCTCCATACCCCGGTCGCCGGCCCGGATTTTCGGCGGTGATGGTATGCGAGTGCTCGACGGAGCCGCTTTCGTTCGAAGCGATAAAGACGTGGATGTGACCGCACAATTTGTGGATGGAGCAAAACGGACCTTGGACCTGGCGCTGAGGTTTCGGGTGACTGCCTGCTATCTCAAATCCCGAAGTCCTTCGTGCGGCTGTAAGTCGTATCCGGAGCGACCCGTGGGGGTCACGGCGGCGCTTTTGATGCATCGCGGATTTCCGGTAATGGAGATGTGA